The Ptiloglossa arizonensis isolate GNS036 chromosome 2, iyPtiAriz1_principal, whole genome shotgun sequence sequence TCTCCCATCAAACCATTTGTCTGTCAAACCGCAACCGATTTACCGTTTAATATAAATACAAGCTATACCCATGGACAATTCATATGGTAGGATGTACATACATAGGACCCAAGATTAAAGGAATATCAGAGAATGAAATAGAGTgtgtttattctatattttactCACCGACATAGGTGAATACTGATGATATTGCTGTGGCATGTATAAAGATGGAGCAGGACACGGATACATCACAGGTGCAAAAGTTTGATGACCAGCAGCTTGCGGTCCTAATCATTGACATCGAACTTCATTATTAGAAACATTTAAACTTTACGCAAAAATAAAttatgattttatttaaaaatttaccaaacaCTCCCGTGGCTTGATAAATAGTCGCCGGATCAGTTGGTGGAGCAATCGGTGTCGTTGGTGCAGGAGCGGTTGTGTTGTAAAATGTCATTCCATTCTGATACGTAAGACCCATACCTAACAAAAGACAGGTAAGGAAACAAAAATTTGTCTTATATGATAAAAATTTGCATACTCAACATCAATGTATTAGACTAACCATTTGGAAAATAGTAAGGACTAGTAGGCACAGAGGGTGGAGATCCAGAACCACCGTCAAAAGATCTATTAAAAGGTTGTTTTTTAATTGCTGGTGCTATATTTAATTTCCTTTCCCTCAACACAATGCATTCAGactataaagaaaataatttataattattaatacaattCATTTCTTATTTTGAGAATAGATAGACACAAATATGTTACAAACCTCTTGTTGAAGTCTTTTAGCTTCTTCTTCGGTTTCAAACGTAACAAATCCATAACCTTTGGAGACGCCAGCACGATCAGCAATTATTTTCGTAGCTTTTACATTGCCATAAGAGGAAAAAACATGAGCCAGTTCTTCCACACTTGTGTTAGCCGAAATACCACCTACAAAGATGCGATTTGGTACTAATGTACCATACTTCGGAGCAGCCATAGTGAGACTTGTAGCTGAGGCAGGGCTAGAGGCTGGACTAGACCCCTCAGTTCCACCCGTTGATGCCGAACTCTAAATAATATGATTAATGTTAAAATAATGTggctaatatttaaaaataatataagaataaaataataaagaatatgTAAACGAATTTAATatgtagagagagagagcagtGAACAGAtatgttaaacatttttaatattttatataaattttatagtttagTGTGTGATTTAATCTTTAGTTGCTTTCGTATGTTGTTATTCACTACCTGTTATGTCCTATTTTGAATTATTTGTATTGTGAGGTGGAAAACATTAAAACACTAAACTGAGGATCATTTTCTAAAGCTGATGTTATGCACATTGCAAGAAATTTCTTCCCACTTAATACATGGTATAACAACTGACAATTAAATGTCGTTTAACTCGTATTATTGTGccgcgaaactcaaaatataacgaaaaaaaaaaacgacgtcTCATATGCACCaacctaataaaaatattgacaaGCGAGAGCTGTTACACTGTTCTACACCGAAATTTGAGGCATCTATACAGGTTAAATCTTTATGAACATTTAATAAGGACATCGTCCCATGCGTCGCTGTTTCGTGTACGAAACACCGCATCAACGATAAAATGTAGTCTTAAATGAAAGATAAATTTGTTATAGGGTTAGATGAAAATTTTCATGCAAAAGAGAGCTCACCATCTTCGCGAGAGTCGGGCGTGTAAATGAGTATCCTAGCCGTGGGTTTGTCCTAGCAGCTTGAAGGTACCCTGGCCTCGCACGAGGTCACCTGGGTGCCCAGGGACTGCCAAGGACCGTTGCAACCACTTCAAAAGGACTTCCAGCCTCCGGCGAAGCTGCTGTTCCTTCTCGCTAAACTTCCAAACACTACAGAGACACTTTTACAAGATGGCGGTCATACGCGCCGTTCAGGGCGCTAATTTCCCTGGTTTTAAATTTTCTATCCGTCCGATCGTCATTCAAGCTTTCAGTCTCGCGAATGAGCATTCGTAGACATTTTATGAATAGAAAGCATTCTTTAAGATTTCTTATGATGTAACGTATGAAACATGCAGAATATGACGTTCACCGCATACGTTTTAAATGATACGATAATACGAACGCACTATTTggcgaaataaattatttcacaagTATAAGcggcaattaaaattttctcgatttGTACTTCCAattgaatttaagaaaattaatttcaacataTAAGTAACACTAGCTGTGCATATATATTTATTGATATAGCAACACAGTATAATTATTAatgtgaaattattattacacaaaTATCTATTTTCTGGATTTAAAAACTATGTTTCTTTACACGATGCGAGGCTTGAGAGAATTCAGTTTTGTCACAATGGCGGTGATTGTTTATGGTTactatggtttttttttttttatggagcTTACCTAATTCTGGATATAGAAACATTCGTGGAATTGTTTCTCAGCAATGAACATAATATGCCTATGGACTACCTCGCAAtgaataatcgaataaaaacaCTGAAATTGGAACGAGGAACGAGAACGgagagaaaaacgaaaatatGCTTCCTCACAGCATTGTTGACTTCGAAAGACTGAAACATTCGCCGCCGTACTACCCTGGTCGCCGCAACATCtgtaattttatcgatactGTGACCGAATTTATTTCTCACTCGTTTACTATcactataaatataattaataattgacACGATAAATTTTTGCTTCAAAATAAAAACTACTTTCCAAACAGTGTgtctaataaaatattataacgttATTTTGAATACGATTGTGCTCGTGATTTTACAATATTCGATGTTCGAATGTTACGAGAAAAATGACAAAAGGCAGGCATAAACATGTGTAAACGTGGTATCCATCTCCATTTTTCTAGACACGAGCAAATGCTACAacagaatattattttctctaaTATTGTAATTATTGTGTCGTTTGTTGGTCAATGCAACAACTAAAGCATCAAATACGATAGAGTTAATGGATTCAATGTAAACTTTATTAAACTCAATCGTGTGTATATACAGAAAATGTAcagtaaattattttctacagcGTGGTCTTTACACGTTGTTTAAATTGAAGTACGTCGTGGCCGTGGAACTAGTAGGAATAGCACATAATGATCTCTCAGCGGTTTGATAATCTGAAATTACTTCAGAAGCAATATTTAAGctctgaaaattaaaaaaaatgtcaatTACTAGATACTTCTTCTGTTTAAATTGCTCATTTTCTACAGTTGGATCggtacttttattaaaatttttaacgtaggattaattttttattttaacttcgaactacacCTTCGAATTAACCATAAAGTACACGAGACAATAAATAACTCAAGtatctttaataaaataaaatattaacaataacgCGTCCGggtaataaataattcaaataataaaaattccggAAGAGACATTTATCTTGTTCGTAGAAGTAATACTCATTTCCGCTCAATGAGACTTACGTAGTTTTTGTGCATGGCAAGACAGAAAGTGCAAATTTGCGGCCTCGTTTGCGAATCGGCCCAATGATTTGTCCCGTAAATACTGTCACTGTCTTCGATACGTGAACAGGGTTGGTCTATATGACCTGCAACGAGGATGGCACCCAAGTGGTTGATGTAACTGCTGGCTAATCTCAAAGTCTCTattttcgataatttcctatccACCGGTTCCGTCGGTATTA is a genomic window containing:
- the LOC143143157 gene encoding transcription factor 15 isoform X2: MAARKKEESSKQRYQANARERDRTHSVNTAFSALRTLIPTEPVDRKLSKIETLRLASSYINHLGAILVAGHIDQPCSRIEDSDSIYGTNHWADSQTRPQICTFCLAMHKNYSLNIASEVISDYQTAERSLCAIPTSSTATTYFNLNNV
- the LOC143143157 gene encoding transcription factor 15 isoform X1, translating into MAARKKEESSKQRYQANARERDRTHRVRSANSYKTQEFQSSLCSVNTAFSALRTLIPTEPVDRKLSKIETLRLASSYINHLGAILVAGHIDQPCSRIEDSDSIYGTNHWADSQTRPQICTFCLAMHKNYSLNIASEVISDYQTAERSLCAIPTSSTATTYFNLNNV